The following proteins are co-located in the Gordonia polyisoprenivorans genome:
- a CDS encoding 3-dehydroquinate synthase II family protein: MSTATGDVVVTDQIVPAAATGAARATTHFGWIDVRGLNSTVRDAVIAAALNQGLDGIVTDDPQVLSDLPPTVRRILFAANGESASEADLVLIDSAALDPADPTGIPSGVHITVSDAPTLAQACDAVRVTPWTVLTFTDPTKIPLEIVIAAAENSGGKTVTVVNDITDAEIVKLVLEHGSDGLLLAPRHADDVLALAAILSPTADRVELSHLTITGVEHIGMGERACIDTCSLLELDEGCLIGSFASGMFLSCSETHPLPYMPTRPFRWNAGAVHSYVLTPDNRTRYVSELRAGQPILAVRSDGSAREVRIGRVKIERRPLISITATSPDGKTINVIAQDDWHVRLLGPGGGVNNVTELTPGDVLLGYVPTEARHVGLPITEFCEER; this comes from the coding sequence ATGTCCACCGCCACCGGCGACGTCGTCGTCACCGACCAGATCGTGCCCGCCGCCGCCACCGGCGCTGCGCGTGCCACCACGCATTTCGGCTGGATCGACGTCCGGGGACTGAACTCGACGGTGCGCGACGCGGTCATCGCCGCCGCCCTCAACCAGGGGCTCGACGGAATCGTCACCGACGACCCGCAGGTGCTGAGCGACCTACCGCCGACCGTGCGCCGAATCCTGTTCGCCGCCAACGGCGAATCCGCATCGGAGGCCGACCTCGTCCTCATCGACTCCGCGGCGCTCGATCCCGCCGACCCCACCGGCATCCCGAGCGGCGTGCACATCACCGTCTCCGATGCCCCCACCCTGGCGCAGGCGTGTGACGCGGTGCGCGTCACCCCGTGGACCGTCCTGACCTTCACCGATCCCACCAAGATCCCGCTCGAGATCGTGATCGCCGCCGCCGAGAACTCCGGCGGCAAGACGGTGACCGTGGTCAACGACATCACCGACGCCGAGATCGTGAAACTCGTTCTCGAGCACGGCTCCGACGGGCTGCTCCTCGCACCCCGGCACGCCGACGACGTCCTCGCTCTTGCGGCGATTCTGTCGCCGACGGCCGACCGCGTCGAGTTGTCCCACCTGACGATCACCGGTGTCGAACACATCGGCATGGGCGAACGCGCGTGTATCGACACGTGTTCACTGCTCGAACTGGACGAGGGCTGTCTCATCGGTTCGTTCGCCAGCGGAATGTTTCTGTCCTGCAGTGAAACCCATCCGCTCCCCTATATGCCGACGCGACCGTTCCGATGGAATGCGGGCGCCGTGCACTCTTATGTCCTGACCCCCGACAACCGGACCCGATACGTCAGCGAACTGCGGGCGGGTCAGCCGATCCTCGCGGTGCGTTCGGACGGTTCGGCCCGCGAGGTGCGGATCGGGCGAGTGAAGATCGAACGTCGCCCACTGATCTCGATCACGGCGACGAGCCCGGACGGCAAGACGATCAACGTCATCGCCCAGGACGACTGGCACGTGCGCCTGCTCGGCCCCGGCGGCGGCGTCAACAACGTCACCGAACTCACCCCCGGCGACGTGCTGCTGGGTTACGTCCCCACCGAAGCGCGCCACGTCGGGCTGCCCATCACCGAGTTCTGTGAAGAACGCTGA
- a CDS encoding 2-amino-3,7-dideoxy-D-threo-hept-6-ulosonate synthase: MNTFPDGYRRPHPTGGKAIRLSRIADPVTMRSQIVPMDHSVTVGPLGPTHHTERMVRLLADSGCDAVVLHRGRAQQVTSAAFATMGLIVHLSASTSLGPDQDAKVLVGGVDAALRIGADAVSVHVNVGSATEARQLQDFAAISRECDALGVPLLAMMYARGPALPAQPTGTTLAHLAAIATDLGADMVKLDYAGSAEVMRAVVDSTPAPIYVAGGPGRTDDEAIEFGAEVLTSGVAGLSFGRNIFDAADPFRVASSLADLVHRRAATTAMARAGAAADVTALESA, translated from the coding sequence ATGAACACCTTTCCGGACGGATATCGCCGTCCACATCCCACGGGCGGCAAGGCTATTCGGCTCTCCCGCATCGCCGACCCGGTGACCATGCGGTCCCAGATCGTGCCGATGGACCATTCGGTCACCGTCGGTCCGCTGGGCCCCACGCACCACACCGAACGCATGGTCCGGCTGCTCGCCGATTCCGGCTGTGATGCCGTGGTGCTCCACCGAGGTCGCGCCCAACAGGTCACCTCGGCGGCATTCGCCACCATGGGGTTGATCGTGCACCTGTCGGCGAGCACTTCTCTCGGTCCCGATCAGGACGCGAAGGTTCTCGTCGGGGGTGTCGACGCCGCGTTGCGGATCGGCGCGGACGCGGTGAGCGTGCATGTCAACGTCGGCTCCGCGACCGAGGCACGGCAACTGCAGGACTTCGCTGCCATCTCCCGAGAGTGCGACGCACTCGGGGTGCCACTGCTGGCCATGATGTACGCACGGGGTCCGGCCCTCCCGGCCCAGCCGACGGGCACGACACTGGCCCATCTCGCGGCGATCGCCACCGATCTCGGTGCCGACATGGTCAAACTCGACTACGCCGGCTCCGCAGAGGTCATGCGGGCCGTCGTCGACTCCACCCCGGCGCCGATCTACGTCGCCGGCGGGCCCGGCCGCACCGACGACGAGGCCATCGAATTCGGCGCGGAGGTGCTCACCAGTGGAGTCGCCGGACTGAGCTTCGGCCGCAACATCTTCGACGCCGCCGACCCGTTCCGGGTCGCCAGCAGCCTGGCCGATCTGGTGCACCGCCGTGCGGCGACCACGGCGATGGCGCGCGCCGGAGCGGCCGCCGACGTCACCGCACTCGAATCGGCCTGA
- a CDS encoding glycosyltransferase family 2 protein, with protein sequence MQDSARPGIIGHGDISPIGHGDISPISDAAGSRPSVSVIIPAMNEAKNLPYVAFRMPEGIDQIVFVDGNSADDTVAVARKLWPEATFVTQTRSGKGNALACGIEACTGDIIVTIDADGSTDPAEIPLFVQALVEGADLAKGSRFVGAGGSTDITALRRVGNKALNTIVNVYFHTKFTDLCYGYNAFWARHAEQIELPPTGYRRAQWGDGFEIETVINVRLATAGLRITEVGSFEGPRLHGRSNLNAYSDGMRVLRTINQEFKHWRSHRSATRHGVRAGAAIELASDELAG encoded by the coding sequence ATGCAGGACAGCGCACGACCGGGAATCATTGGGCACGGTGACATTTCGCCCATCGGGCATGGTGACATCTCGCCCATCTCCGACGCGGCGGGCTCCCGTCCGAGCGTCTCGGTGATCATCCCGGCGATGAACGAGGCCAAGAACTTGCCCTATGTGGCCTTCCGGATGCCCGAGGGCATCGATCAGATCGTCTTCGTCGACGGCAACTCGGCCGACGACACCGTGGCCGTGGCCCGAAAGCTGTGGCCCGAAGCCACTTTCGTGACCCAGACCCGCTCGGGCAAGGGCAATGCACTCGCATGCGGGATCGAGGCCTGCACCGGCGACATCATCGTGACGATCGATGCCGACGGCTCCACCGATCCGGCGGAGATCCCGCTGTTCGTGCAGGCGCTCGTCGAGGGCGCCGACCTGGCCAAGGGCAGTCGATTCGTCGGCGCGGGCGGCAGCACCGACATCACCGCACTGCGCCGGGTCGGCAACAAGGCCCTCAACACCATCGTCAACGTCTACTTCCATACGAAGTTCACCGATCTCTGCTACGGCTACAACGCCTTCTGGGCGCGTCACGCCGAGCAGATCGAATTGCCGCCCACCGGATATCGTCGGGCGCAGTGGGGTGACGGGTTCGAGATCGAGACCGTCATCAACGTTCGATTGGCGACCGCAGGTCTGCGGATCACCGAGGTCGGGAGTTTCGAGGGGCCACGACTGCACGGGCGCAGCAATCTCAACGCCTACAGCGATGGCATGCGCGTGCTGCGCACCATCAACCAGGAATTCAAGCACTGGCGTTCGCACCGGTCGGCGACGCGTCACGGAGTGCGCGCGGGTGCGGCGATCGAACTCGCATCCGACGAACTCGCGGGGTGA
- a CDS encoding lipopolysaccharide biosynthesis protein, whose product MIAARADLSDGPAPTGQTIARSSAALVVSGLGTAVLGLVYWVLAGRMYPASEVGAAAAVITTATMLSAFGNLGIGAYLERFLPIAGERSLTLPSRGLLIGASCGALLGCGFLIVGPTSEMFDGAAQMWMFPIVVVVLSSFAMLDHVSIAMGRADWSAQKNIVHAVAKLAAAAALALSADRLGLIGSWVVTAAVAAALLWWVARRELRLRAADVAFTPTALPPWQTQRRFLAGNYGVYVAGAITPLILPPVVIARVGADQNAYFSIVWSLVSAVLVLLTMLLGPYVAAMSADDAARPANSPVSPNVPATPNAPALPNAQVALRRTRQFVAILVGGATMAALVLIVIGPVFLRLAGLDYAAHGTVLLRLGATALPLAAVGLAYVGICRVRCRLGPALAVQVISAVTMLSLTAAWIGDHGLIAAGWAMIIAEGTAALLVAVPLTRAVTGRAQLAPS is encoded by the coding sequence GTGATCGCCGCTCGCGCCGATCTGTCCGACGGGCCTGCGCCGACCGGTCAGACGATCGCGAGAAGCTCGGCAGCGCTGGTGGTCTCGGGTCTGGGAACCGCGGTTCTCGGGTTGGTTTACTGGGTCCTCGCCGGGCGCATGTATCCGGCGTCGGAGGTCGGAGCCGCTGCTGCGGTGATCACCACCGCCACCATGCTCTCGGCGTTCGGCAATCTGGGAATCGGCGCCTATCTCGAACGGTTTCTGCCGATTGCCGGTGAACGCAGCCTGACACTTCCGAGCCGAGGCCTGCTGATCGGCGCGAGCTGCGGCGCTCTGCTCGGGTGCGGTTTCCTGATCGTCGGCCCGACGTCGGAGATGTTCGACGGCGCCGCGCAGATGTGGATGTTCCCGATCGTGGTGGTGGTCCTGTCGTCGTTCGCGATGCTCGACCACGTGAGCATCGCGATGGGACGCGCCGACTGGTCGGCCCAGAAGAACATCGTGCACGCGGTCGCGAAACTCGCCGCTGCGGCCGCGCTCGCCCTGTCGGCCGACCGGCTCGGACTCATCGGCAGTTGGGTGGTGACGGCGGCTGTCGCGGCCGCTCTGCTGTGGTGGGTCGCCCGCCGCGAACTCCGTCTGCGTGCCGCCGATGTCGCGTTCACGCCGACCGCCTTGCCCCCGTGGCAGACCCAACGACGCTTTCTCGCCGGCAATTACGGCGTCTATGTGGCCGGCGCGATCACCCCGCTGATCCTGCCGCCGGTGGTGATCGCGCGGGTCGGGGCCGATCAGAATGCGTACTTCTCGATCGTGTGGTCTCTGGTGAGCGCGGTGCTGGTGCTGTTGACCATGCTGCTGGGACCGTATGTGGCGGCGATGAGTGCCGACGATGCCGCACGGCCCGCGAATTCCCCGGTGTCGCCGAATGTCCCAGCGACACCGAATGCCCCAGCGCTGCCGAATGCCCAAGTGGCCCTGCGTCGTACGCGGCAGTTCGTGGCCATTCTCGTCGGCGGGGCGACGATGGCCGCGCTGGTCCTGATCGTGATCGGCCCGGTGTTCCTGCGGCTGGCCGGACTGGACTACGCCGCACACGGCACCGTCCTGCTGCGGCTCGGTGCCACCGCACTCCCGCTCGCGGCGGTGGGCCTGGCCTACGTCGGCATCTGCCGTGTGCGGTGCCGGCTCGGTCCGGCGTTGGCGGTTCAGGTGATCAGTGCCGTGACGATGCTGTCGTTGACCGCCGCGTGGATCGGCGATCACGGGCTGATCGCCGCGGGGTGGGCGATGATCATCGCCGAGGGCACCGCCGCCCTACTCGTCGCGGTGCCGCTCACACGCGCGGTGACGGGGCGCGCTCAGCTCGCTCCGAGCTGA
- a CDS encoding glycoside hydrolase family 16 protein, translated as MGATLIAGVAACAPASGDPMHNAAQTSNCVGAGVDGAGTAPAAQDSRLWKRVFVDTFDRCDLGDRWGTYSGSPGGNPVGRWDASMVRVHDGVLRLSGEKTATGWTTGGVSNYPVTQTYGRWEVRMRATDSADLSYHMLLWPKDEQWPPEIDFAESIASRRDQMSAFVHWVDARNGDGDNKKAHAEVSGDFGDWHTVGVEWLPGLIRYLLDGRVWAEVRDPVMVPTVPMWLGMQVEAGACERRADWGMAPCSPDEPRPTHGEVEIDWVAVYSPIDDVAAFTSAGYLTPTPGAAQLGAS; from the coding sequence TTGGGCGCCACGCTGATCGCCGGCGTCGCCGCGTGCGCACCGGCATCGGGCGATCCGATGCACAACGCCGCGCAGACGAGCAACTGTGTCGGCGCCGGGGTCGACGGCGCGGGCACCGCACCGGCCGCCCAGGACAGCCGATTGTGGAAGCGCGTGTTCGTCGACACCTTCGACCGATGTGACCTCGGCGACCGCTGGGGTACCTATTCCGGGTCGCCGGGCGGGAATCCCGTCGGCCGGTGGGATGCGTCGATGGTGCGTGTGCACGACGGCGTTCTGCGACTGTCCGGCGAGAAGACCGCGACGGGGTGGACGACCGGCGGCGTTTCCAACTATCCGGTCACCCAGACCTACGGGCGGTGGGAGGTGCGGATGCGGGCCACCGACAGCGCCGATCTCTCCTATCACATGCTGTTGTGGCCCAAGGACGAACAATGGCCGCCCGAGATCGACTTCGCCGAATCCATCGCCTCCCGACGCGATCAGATGTCGGCGTTCGTCCACTGGGTCGACGCCCGAAACGGGGACGGGGACAACAAGAAGGCCCATGCCGAGGTGAGCGGCGACTTCGGCGACTGGCACACCGTCGGCGTCGAGTGGCTGCCCGGGCTGATCCGGTACCTGCTCGACGGCCGGGTGTGGGCGGAGGTCCGTGATCCGGTGATGGTGCCGACAGTGCCGATGTGGCTCGGCATGCAGGTCGAGGCCGGCGCATGTGAACGTCGCGCCGACTGGGGTATGGCACCATGCTCGCCCGACGAGCCCCGTCCGACGCATGGTGAGGTCGAGATCGACTGGGTGGCGGTGTATTCGCCCATCGACGACGTCGCCGCGTTCACCAGTGCCGGATATCTCACGCCGACACCGGGAGCCGCTCAGCTCGGAGCGAGCTGA